In a single window of the Paenibacillus sp. MMS20-IR301 genome:
- a CDS encoding TIM barrel protein: MSSIKRAVSLYSYQDEYARGKMTLEDCIKELAATGVEGVEIISDQMLWGAPEVSEETLADWHRIITENGVKPVCNDIYINTVLYNNRKLTTKENLELLKKELRLAHKLGITLVRLVSLTPTDIIEAALPLAEELNVVMALEVHGGMAFHNPETKKFTDLMFKLNSPYVGLVVDTGIFCRKHPRVSTQFFLNQGLNPAVAEYIDNEFAKGRDVEAISHQRVLPDELESGIRSWTDREYVLFAGGYENHDFSVLDEYMPFIKHFHGKFFEMTEEGTEYSIPFKEFIDYLKDKGYDGYIASEYEGGRFALPGTEIDAVSQVRRHQEMLRSYI; this comes from the coding sequence ATGTCAAGTATTAAACGAGCAGTAAGCCTATACAGCTATCAGGATGAATACGCCCGCGGCAAAATGACGCTTGAGGATTGCATCAAGGAGCTGGCGGCAACCGGTGTGGAAGGCGTTGAGATTATCAGCGACCAGATGTTATGGGGCGCTCCGGAGGTCTCTGAGGAGACCCTCGCGGATTGGCACCGGATCATCACCGAGAACGGCGTTAAGCCGGTCTGCAATGATATCTACATTAATACCGTATTGTACAATAACCGCAAGCTGACCACGAAGGAGAATCTGGAGTTGCTGAAGAAAGAGCTCCGCCTTGCCCATAAGCTTGGCATCACGCTGGTCCGGCTGGTCTCGCTTACGCCGACCGATATTATTGAAGCTGCTCTTCCGCTGGCTGAGGAGCTGAACGTTGTAATGGCGCTGGAGGTTCATGGCGGCATGGCGTTCCATAATCCGGAGACGAAGAAATTCACCGATCTGATGTTCAAGCTGAACTCCCCGTACGTGGGGCTGGTTGTAGACACAGGCATCTTCTGCCGCAAGCACCCGCGCGTCTCGACGCAGTTCTTCCTGAACCAGGGTCTGAATCCGGCAGTTGCAGAATACATCGACAATGAATTTGCCAAAGGCAGGGACGTAGAGGCGATCAGTCATCAGCGTGTACTGCCGGATGAGCTGGAGAGCGGGATCCGTTCCTGGACAGACCGTGAATACGTGCTGTTCGCCGGAGGCTACGAGAACCATGACTTCTCCGTGCTCGATGAATATATGCCGTTCATTAAGCATTTTCACGGCAAATTCTTCGAAATGACTGAAGAGGGTACAGAGTACTCGATTCCGTTCAAGGAATTCATCGACTACCTGAAGGACAAGGGGTATGACGGTTATATTGCAAGTGAGTACGAAGGCGGCCGGTTCGCGCTGCCGGGTACCGAGATTGATGCGGTATCCCAGGTCAGACGCCACCAGGAAATGCTGCGCAGCTACATTTAA
- a CDS encoding sugar phosphate isomerase/epimerase, with amino-acid sequence MKLGVFSVLLQQQPLEEALDVIASKGLDAVELGTGGYPGKHHCNPDVLLADAGRLKAFKQQFESRGLTISALSCHGNPLHPRKQIARQYHEEFMKTLDLAERLEVPVVVGFSGCPGDSDDAKYPNWPVAPWPNEYSELLAWQWEQKVIPYWKETGQYAQDKGLKIALELHGGFSVHTPATLLKLREAAGEVIGANLDPSHMWWQGIDPVQAVQILGRAGALHYFHAKDTAIDPVNVNRYGVTDMQPYTALLDRAWNFRSVGFGHDNKTWADLISTLRLVGYDYVISIEHEDGLMSVGEGFSKAVDTLKPLLIRDQAADMWWV; translated from the coding sequence ATGAAACTTGGCGTATTCTCCGTACTCTTGCAGCAGCAGCCGCTTGAAGAAGCACTTGATGTGATTGCTTCCAAGGGACTGGATGCCGTTGAGCTCGGGACCGGGGGTTATCCCGGCAAGCATCACTGTAATCCGGATGTGCTGCTGGCGGATGCCGGCAGGCTGAAGGCGTTCAAACAGCAGTTTGAATCCAGAGGCCTGACCATCAGCGCGCTGAGCTGCCACGGCAATCCGCTGCATCCCCGGAAGCAGATCGCCCGGCAGTATCATGAAGAGTTCATGAAGACGCTTGACCTGGCTGAGCGGCTGGAAGTGCCGGTTGTCGTCGGCTTCTCCGGCTGTCCCGGTGATTCCGATGATGCGAAATATCCCAACTGGCCGGTTGCCCCCTGGCCGAATGAATACAGCGAGCTGCTGGCCTGGCAGTGGGAGCAGAAGGTTATTCCTTACTGGAAGGAAACCGGACAATATGCACAGGATAAGGGGCTTAAGATTGCGCTTGAGCTGCACGGCGGGTTCTCCGTTCATACGCCGGCTACACTGCTGAAGCTGCGTGAGGCTGCCGGTGAAGTGATCGGCGCCAATCTGGACCCGAGCCATATGTGGTGGCAGGGAATCGACCCGGTGCAGGCGGTCCAGATTCTCGGCCGGGCCGGAGCGCTGCATTATTTCCATGCCAAGGATACGGCAATCGATCCGGTCAATGTCAACCGTTACGGGGTTACGGACATGCAGCCGTATACCGCACTGCTGGACCGGGCCTGGAACTTCCGCTCTGTCGGCTTCGGCCATGATAACAAAACCTGGGCCGATCTGATCAGTACCCTGCGGCTGGTAGGATACGACTATGTAATCAGCATCGAGCATGAGGATGGCCTGATGTCGGTAGGCGAGGGCTTCTCGAAGGCCGTTGATACACTGAAGCCGCTTCTGATCCGCGATCAGGCGGCAGATATGTGGTGGGTATAG
- a CDS encoding GH39 family glycosyl hydrolase — MLRIIHQLALQTSFISGKDSGTFASPDLLIVFILRGSLTVQQQERKLRLGVHDFMLLHPLEEYLLEAGKEAVAARFRLPQELLAHFGTSAEQRFACCSVREQREADEVLRSLFTEILQDKAKAKELAACPVAELKVTFQLLHLLLKHYQAKTPAARLAAMPNKPNQRLLEICSYMLANYRQPLTLNEVAERHYVSVPYLSKSFKKEMGLTFSEYLNQIRLNHALAQLLYTDQHITRIALDSGFPSLTAFNRVFRETYQLTPSQYRKGEQESRLGAAGGGTPELPETGLAPGELENLLTGLAPEEAPAVRVQAAPEQARSYKRVWKEIINIGYARDLLNSDLQEQLQLIRSELGFSYARVWGIFSDEMMIEDPAEPETGYNFSNLDKLLDTLIRNNLRPYLELGDKPKLIQKNAGHKMGRAPVRPRHREPEEWKRLIRSFLIHCINRYGSEEVESWYFELWHSSKHAFIFEGVEQMVSAGYQPEEMGQWFDEYFIRYDQTWREMKELLPGARLGGCGLSMDLEGRFLPLLLERWSRREITPDFLSVYLYPYEFTTPAGGETPVFAHSADEQWIVHTIQAVRQSLAEHGLEQLPLHVSEWNFSISNRDHLNDSIFKASYILKNMTEVLDEKVLMGYWLYSDIFSEFRDSKRLLYGGAGLISKNGIRKPAYYAFAFLNRMGKQLIARGRDYLLTGRSSDRYQLLSFHYRHSGLDGYPGTDLEQLPGELEQAGSHSTPLVRKFRLEGLKDGSYRLKRSCVSNERGCILREWNKFGNVHDIRPDEIMFLKQICVPDISVEHVEVRNGWIELNSSLRPHEVSLIELELRMDTM, encoded by the coding sequence ATGCTTCGGATCATACACCAGTTGGCTTTACAGACCTCATTCATTTCGGGCAAGGACTCCGGCACCTTTGCCAGCCCTGATCTCCTGATTGTTTTTATTCTGCGGGGAAGCCTCACGGTTCAGCAGCAGGAGCGGAAGCTGAGACTCGGTGTACATGACTTCATGCTGCTGCATCCGCTGGAAGAATACCTGCTAGAGGCCGGCAAGGAGGCTGTCGCCGCCCGCTTCCGGCTGCCTCAAGAGCTGCTGGCCCATTTCGGCACTTCCGCGGAGCAGCGCTTCGCATGCTGCTCCGTCCGGGAACAGAGAGAAGCGGATGAAGTGCTAAGAAGTCTGTTTACAGAAATCCTGCAGGACAAGGCCAAGGCGAAGGAGCTGGCGGCCTGCCCTGTTGCGGAGCTCAAAGTGACCTTTCAGCTGCTTCATCTGCTGCTGAAGCATTATCAGGCCAAGACCCCGGCAGCCCGCCTGGCAGCTATGCCGAACAAGCCCAATCAGCGGCTGCTGGAGATTTGCTCGTATATGCTGGCCAATTACCGGCAGCCCTTAACCCTGAACGAAGTAGCTGAACGCCACTATGTTTCTGTGCCGTATCTCTCCAAGTCGTTCAAGAAGGAGATGGGCCTGACCTTCTCGGAGTATTTGAACCAGATCCGTCTGAATCATGCGCTCGCGCAGCTGCTGTATACGGATCAGCATATTACGCGGATCGCGCTGGACAGCGGGTTTCCCAGCCTGACCGCCTTTAACCGTGTCTTCCGCGAGACTTATCAGCTTACACCTTCCCAGTACAGGAAGGGGGAGCAGGAGTCCCGCCTGGGCGCTGCCGGCGGGGGGACACCGGAGCTGCCGGAGACTGGACTTGCACCGGGGGAACTGGAGAACCTGCTTACGGGGCTTGCTCCGGAGGAAGCCCCGGCGGTGCGGGTACAGGCTGCACCGGAGCAGGCGAGAAGCTATAAGCGGGTCTGGAAGGAGATCATTAATATCGGCTATGCCCGGGATCTGCTGAACTCCGACCTGCAGGAGCAGCTTCAGCTGATCCGCAGCGAGCTCGGGTTCTCCTATGCCCGTGTATGGGGAATCTTCAGCGATGAGATGATGATTGAGGATCCGGCAGAGCCGGAGACCGGTTACAACTTCAGCAATCTCGACAAGCTGCTGGATACGCTGATCCGCAACAACCTCCGGCCTTACCTTGAGCTGGGCGACAAGCCGAAGCTGATTCAGAAGAATGCCGGCCATAAGATGGGGAGAGCTCCTGTCAGGCCACGGCACAGGGAGCCGGAGGAGTGGAAACGGCTGATCCGTTCATTTCTTATCCACTGTATCAACCGTTACGGCAGTGAAGAGGTGGAGAGCTGGTACTTCGAGCTATGGCATTCCAGCAAGCATGCGTTTATCTTCGAGGGCGTTGAACAGATGGTTAGTGCTGGGTATCAGCCGGAGGAGATGGGGCAATGGTTCGATGAATATTTCATCCGGTACGACCAGACCTGGAGAGAGATGAAGGAGCTGCTGCCGGGAGCAAGGCTGGGCGGCTGCGGACTCAGCATGGACCTGGAGGGCCGGTTTCTGCCGCTGCTGCTGGAACGGTGGAGCAGACGGGAGATCACACCGGATTTCCTGTCAGTCTATCTGTATCCTTACGAGTTCACTACTCCTGCCGGCGGGGAGACTCCGGTCTTTGCCCATTCAGCGGATGAGCAGTGGATAGTGCATACCATTCAGGCAGTCAGGCAGTCACTGGCGGAGCACGGTCTTGAGCAGCTGCCGCTGCATGTATCGGAGTGGAATTTCAGCATTTCAAACAGGGACCATCTGAATGACAGCATCTTCAAAGCCTCCTATATTCTCAAAAATATGACCGAGGTGCTCGATGAAAAGGTTCTGATGGGCTACTGGCTCTACTCCGATATCTTCAGCGAATTCCGGGATTCGAAGCGGCTGCTCTACGGAGGAGCAGGGCTGATCTCCAAGAACGGAATCCGGAAGCCGGCGTACTACGCCTTCGCCTTCCTGAACAGGATGGGCAAGCAGCTGATAGCCCGGGGCAGGGATTATCTGCTGACGGGACGCAGCAGTGACCGTTATCAGCTGCTCAGCTTCCATTACCGGCACTCCGGGCTGGACGGTTACCCGGGTACCGATCTCGAGCAGCTGCCGGGTGAGCTGGAGCAGGCGGGAAGCCACTCCACACCTCTGGTCCGGAAGTTCCGGCTCGAAGGCCTGAAGGACGGCAGCTACCGGCTGAAGCGCTCCTGTGTCAGCAATGAGCGGGGCTGCATTCTCAGGGAGTGGAATAAATTCGGCAATGTTCATGATATCCGCCCGGATGAAATTATGTTCCTGAAGCAGATTTGTGTGCCTGATATTTCTGTTGAGCATGTGGAAGTGAGGAACGGCTGGATTGAACTCAATAGCTCGCTCCGGCCGCATGAGGTAAGTCTGATCGAGCTTGAACTGAGAATGGATACAATGTAA
- a CDS encoding MFS transporter — MIAWLMVIAGVMLLIWLWVHETRHPDSILELKAFRAASFRRGMLVSWIQYIALNGSIVFIPQYLQNFKGYSPFQAGLVMSMLAVTSGLLMPVGGRLFDRIGIRPLASAGLGIIALALTLLSRMNMNADGVLITGVVGLLGIGMGLCMMSLNTYILQSAPRESISRVTPLISASSNLIIPLSIAGLSQFMRIRINTRAGVPGIDAPLAELAAYADTFLLAACIAVFGALFSLWLTGKRQR, encoded by the coding sequence TTGATTGCATGGCTAATGGTCATTGCCGGTGTTATGCTGCTGATTTGGTTATGGGTCCATGAGACACGGCACCCTGATTCCATTTTGGAATTGAAGGCTTTTCGGGCAGCCAGTTTTAGGAGAGGGATGTTAGTGAGCTGGATACAATATATAGCTCTTAACGGATCAATCGTATTTATTCCGCAGTATTTACAGAATTTCAAGGGCTATAGCCCGTTTCAGGCCGGACTGGTGATGAGCATGCTGGCGGTTACTTCCGGACTATTAATGCCTGTTGGAGGCAGACTTTTTGACCGTATCGGTATTCGGCCTCTAGCAAGTGCCGGTCTGGGAATTATTGCTTTAGCTTTAACGCTTCTTTCGCGTATGAACATGAATGCAGATGGAGTGCTGATTACGGGGGTAGTGGGATTACTCGGAATCGGGATGGGGCTTTGCATGATGTCACTGAACACTTACATCCTGCAGTCTGCCCCCAGGGAGTCAATCAGCCGGGTTACACCACTTATTTCGGCAAGCTCCAACCTCATTATCCCTCTTTCCATTGCCGGATTAAGTCAATTTATGCGTATTAGAATCAATACCAGGGCAGGGGTACCAGGCATTGACGCTCCCTTAGCAGAGCTGGCTGCATACGCGGACACTTTCCTGCTCGCTGCCTGCATCGCTGTATTCGGAGCACTATTCAGTCTATGGCTAACGGGCAAACGGCAAAGATAA
- a CDS encoding chromate transporter: protein MKMKHREYLNKLVQLFVVFLKLGPSTFGGGYAMITAIEREVVEKKSWLKQDEVGDMVSVAGSAPGGVAVNSAAYIGYRLAGTAGAVIAVTGITLPTLLIVLILSVFGTMYKDVPKVAAALKGVHAAVVALIILAAYRVGRSSIFDSATLVITGLTVLVLFFTSLNSVYLILGGPAAGVAVIIIKHALGISAVTEKDVKDNQLEINYPEYYI from the coding sequence ATGAAAATGAAACACAGGGAATATCTGAATAAGCTTGTACAGTTGTTTGTAGTTTTCTTAAAGCTGGGGCCTTCCACCTTCGGGGGAGGGTATGCCATGATTACGGCGATTGAGCGGGAAGTTGTAGAGAAGAAAAGCTGGCTGAAGCAAGATGAAGTCGGGGATATGGTCTCTGTGGCGGGTTCCGCACCAGGCGGTGTAGCGGTGAATTCGGCTGCCTATATCGGATACAGGCTGGCCGGAACTGCGGGGGCGGTCATTGCCGTAACCGGCATAACGCTGCCGACCTTATTGATTGTACTGATTCTCAGTGTCTTCGGCACGATGTATAAGGATGTTCCCAAAGTGGCAGCGGCGCTGAAGGGAGTTCATGCGGCCGTGGTGGCTTTGATTATTCTGGCGGCATATAGAGTGGGACGAAGCTCCATTTTTGATTCAGCTACGCTGGTCATCACCGGACTGACGGTGCTTGTGCTATTTTTCACCTCGCTGAACTCAGTCTATCTGATTCTCGGCGGTCCGGCGGCCGGTGTAGCCGTCATCATCATCAAACATGCCCTGGGGATTTCCGCAGTGACGGAAAAGGATGTGAAGGATAACCAGCTCGAGATTAACTATCCGGAATATTATATTTAA
- a CDS encoding TetR/AcrR family transcriptional regulator C-terminal domain-containing protein has translation MNDKVDRRILRTRTLLRDVLLDLASEKTLESITVRELTEKAGLNRGTFYLHYKDIHDFYEQFKHELLEQFHALIKKLGHTPESQEPFSNPPSGYVRPFEYVLEQKRFFKVFMGRGGDSALSLQMTELINRQFVHAYKAKHRQTSSPEIPVKQEYLFAYLASAYVGTIQFWIQRDFDLSPADMTIVFSQISRLGSTHVNFTD, from the coding sequence ATGAATGATAAGGTTGACCGGCGTATTCTGAGAACCCGGACTCTATTACGAGATGTTCTCCTTGATTTGGCATCAGAAAAAACCCTCGAAAGCATCACTGTAAGAGAGTTGACAGAAAAAGCCGGATTAAACAGAGGGACTTTTTATTTGCACTATAAGGACATTCATGATTTTTACGAACAATTCAAGCATGAGCTGCTGGAACAGTTCCATGCACTGATTAAGAAGCTCGGCCACACTCCTGAGAGCCAGGAGCCCTTCAGTAATCCTCCTTCCGGATATGTCCGCCCTTTTGAGTATGTACTTGAACAAAAACGGTTTTTTAAAGTTTTTATGGGGCGCGGAGGGGATTCGGCACTTTCACTCCAGATGACTGAATTAATAAACCGGCAATTCGTGCATGCTTACAAAGCCAAGCACCGTCAGACCTCTTCCCCGGAAATCCCTGTGAAACAAGAGTATTTATTTGCCTATTTGGCCTCAGCCTATGTGGGAACTATCCAATTTTGGATCCAGCGGGATTTCGACTTATCTCCTGCGGATATGACTATTGTATTCTCACAGATTTCCAGGCTTGGCTCCACTCATGTGAATTTTACGGATTAA
- a CDS encoding PhnD/SsuA/transferrin family substrate-binding protein, which produces MKKNLMLTAVFAMSIGLLSGCGSNNNGGSNNSAAGSAAPATEVTATATPAGATEIKELKISFVPSKDPDQIITATDPLKELLKTQLATEGYNVDTVSIDVGTTYEAVGEALTAGTTDIGLIPGGTYALYDDGAEVILTATRAGLSNDSDNPKDWNDNKPTEPTADQATYYRSLLIAGPTEKGQELAAKVNGGESLTWDDLNSANWAIMSTTSSAGYIYPTLWLQANYSKSLTDLAHVVTSDSYGSSFARLANGQADVIVAYADARRDYVDKWTAELGRTASVWDETNVIGVTQGIYNDTISVSKQSPLMDDAFKAALKEAFIAIAQTPEGKEVISVYSHEGYKEATSADYDNERKAQELIKSMKQ; this is translated from the coding sequence GTGAAAAAGAATTTAATGTTAACCGCCGTATTTGCAATGAGCATTGGTCTTCTGTCGGGATGTGGTTCTAATAACAATGGGGGCAGCAACAATAGTGCTGCCGGGAGCGCTGCACCAGCCACCGAGGTTACTGCCACTGCAACACCAGCGGGAGCAACCGAAATCAAAGAGCTGAAGATCAGCTTTGTTCCTTCCAAGGACCCGGATCAGATCATCACAGCTACCGATCCCCTTAAGGAATTACTTAAAACTCAATTGGCTACCGAAGGCTACAATGTAGATACAGTAAGCATCGACGTCGGCACTACATACGAAGCGGTTGGTGAAGCCCTGACTGCCGGAACAACGGATATCGGTCTGATTCCCGGCGGTACTTACGCACTGTATGATGATGGCGCTGAAGTTATTCTGACCGCAACCCGTGCCGGACTCTCCAATGATTCCGACAACCCGAAGGACTGGAATGACAACAAGCCTACCGAACCTACTGCAGATCAGGCTACTTACTACCGTTCCCTGCTGATTGCCGGCCCGACTGAAAAAGGCCAAGAGCTGGCTGCCAAGGTAAATGGCGGAGAAAGCCTGACCTGGGATGATCTGAACAGTGCCAACTGGGCAATCATGTCGACTACCTCTTCTGCCGGATACATCTATCCTACTCTGTGGCTGCAGGCCAACTACAGCAAGAGCCTGACTGATCTGGCCCATGTGGTTACTTCTGATTCCTATGGCAGCTCCTTCGCCCGTCTGGCAAACGGCCAGGCTGACGTGATTGTTGCTTATGCGGATGCAAGAAGAGACTATGTGGATAAATGGACAGCAGAGCTTGGCAGAACAGCTTCTGTCTGGGATGAAACGAATGTAATCGGCGTAACTCAGGGAATCTACAATGACACGATCAGTGTCAGCAAGCAGTCCCCTCTGATGGACGATGCGTTCAAAGCTGCCCTTAAAGAGGCATTCATCGCTATTGCCCAGACTCCGGAAGGTAAAGAAGTAATTTCCGTGTACAGCCATGAAGGCTACAAGGAAGCAACATCCGCTGATTATGACAATGAGCGTAAAGCCCAGGAACTGATCAAGAGCATGAAGCAATAA
- a CDS encoding MFS transporter encodes MNKKAILAIIPGMMMVMIDSTAMNVAIPNLARDFGVSFDTLQWVITGYLLAMSVTIPLAGWFSDRFGAAKAYSIAVMLFVFGSLICTAAQNAEQLIAFRVLQGLGGGMVQPIGMAMVFRLAPADKKGQVMGMLGIPMLLAPASGPVLSGWLIESVSWHWIFLINLPLGVLTVYY; translated from the coding sequence ATGAATAAAAAAGCTATATTGGCAATTATCCCCGGAATGATGATGGTAATGATCGACAGCACTGCTATGAATGTGGCTATTCCCAATCTGGCTAGAGATTTTGGAGTTTCTTTTGATACTTTGCAATGGGTAATCACAGGATATTTGCTGGCAATGTCTGTAACAATTCCGCTGGCAGGATGGTTCTCAGACAGATTTGGCGCAGCCAAAGCTTATAGCATAGCCGTAATGTTATTTGTGTTCGGCTCATTAATATGTACGGCCGCTCAGAATGCAGAACAGTTAATCGCATTTAGAGTCCTGCAGGGGTTAGGCGGAGGAATGGTGCAGCCCATAGGCATGGCTATGGTTTTCCGCCTTGCACCCGCAGACAAAAAAGGACAAGTCATGGGAATGCTCGGTATTCCGATGCTGCTGGCACCAGCCTCAGGCCCTGTCCTATCCGGCTGGTTAATAGAATCTGTCAGCTGGCACTGGATATTCCTGATTAATTTGCCGCTGGGAGTCCTTACGGTATATTATTAG
- a CDS encoding DUF6379 domain-containing protein — MFDNYVLTDNSLKNVKKDGKNTGYEMRTRITYYRGIPLSMVHDIQIEVGGRPVPRESIRFSLDGEQYFTLEEMTTVTSYKWEYGQEAIVYVEQDGGLPEGEHEVKLTQVTRVAYIPVPFSGTQTKTMAVQ, encoded by the coding sequence ATGTTTGATAATTATGTGTTGACGGACAACAGTCTTAAGAATGTGAAGAAGGACGGGAAGAACACCGGTTATGAGATGCGTACACGGATTACCTATTACCGGGGAATCCCGCTCTCCATGGTGCACGATATTCAGATCGAAGTCGGCGGCCGGCCGGTTCCCCGCGAGAGCATCCGCTTCTCGCTGGACGGCGAGCAGTACTTCACGCTGGAGGAAATGACGACTGTTACTTCCTACAAGTGGGAATACGGACAGGAAGCCATTGTCTATGTTGAGCAGGACGGCGGTCTGCCGGAAGGCGAGCATGAGGTGAAGCTTACGCAGGTAACACGCGTGGCCTACATTCCAGTGCCGTTCTCCGGAACACAGACGAAGACGATGGCCGTGCAGTAA
- a CDS encoding chromate transporter — MLWQLFVVFLKIGSISFGGGYAIIALIQREVTDNGWIQPQKFQELVALAGMSPGSIATNTATLIGYSQLGLAGAAAATAGIILPSLIIVILCASFFLKMQGNRWVRASFYGLRPVITGFIIYAAVHFGAGGSGKPLLTWPNLGMLIICVLCLTAVLKYKLHPFAAILLSAVCGIVIF, encoded by the coding sequence GTGTTATGGCAATTGTTTGTTGTATTCTTGAAAATAGGGTCGATTTCATTCGGCGGAGGTTATGCGATTATCGCACTCATTCAGCGTGAAGTGACGGATAACGGCTGGATTCAGCCGCAGAAATTCCAGGAGCTGGTGGCGCTGGCCGGCATGTCTCCCGGGTCCATTGCCACAAATACGGCGACTCTAATCGGCTACTCGCAGCTTGGTCTCGCCGGGGCTGCCGCGGCAACCGCCGGAATCATACTGCCGTCCCTGATCATCGTCATCCTCTGCGCTTCATTCTTTCTGAAGATGCAGGGCAACCGCTGGGTAAGAGCTTCGTTCTATGGATTGCGTCCGGTCATCACCGGGTTTATCATCTATGCTGCGGTCCATTTCGGGGCGGGCGGGTCCGGGAAGCCGCTGCTCACCTGGCCGAATCTCGGGATGTTAATCATCTGTGTACTCTGCCTGACGGCCGTGCTCAAGTATAAGCTCCATCCCTTTGCAGCCATCCTTCTGTCGGCGGTCTGCGGCATTGTTATCTTTTGA
- a CDS encoding cation diffusion facilitator family transporter encodes MEQQQRYENLKLGERGAIVSIIAYICLSALKLIIGNISGSEALKADGLNNATDIVASIAVLVGLKLAQRPADEDHPYGHWKSETIASLIASFIMMAVGLQVLITAVFSVFKRHGESPDLISVWTGLFCAAVMYFVYRYNKQLALKIKSQAVMAAAKDNISDALVSIGAVIGIAGSQFGMPWLDAVTAIIVGLVICRTAWDIFRDASHHLSDGFDETIIQVFKETVEQVEGVEEVKELRARNYGSNAVVDVVLSIERGLEFQEAHNVATNVENELKKSSEVIEVHVHYEPSK; translated from the coding sequence ATGGAACAGCAGCAGCGTTATGAGAATTTGAAACTGGGTGAACGCGGAGCCATTGTCAGCATCATTGCTTACATCTGCTTGTCCGCTCTGAAACTGATCATCGGGAATATCTCCGGCTCTGAAGCCTTGAAGGCAGACGGTCTGAATAATGCAACGGATATAGTAGCTTCCATCGCTGTGCTGGTCGGTCTGAAGCTGGCCCAGCGGCCGGCGGATGAAGATCATCCTTACGGCCACTGGAAATCGGAGACGATCGCTTCCCTGATCGCCTCCTTTATTATGATGGCAGTCGGGCTGCAGGTATTGATTACGGCAGTCTTCTCGGTCTTCAAGCGGCACGGGGAATCGCCGGATCTGATCTCCGTATGGACCGGGCTGTTCTGTGCTGCGGTGATGTATTTCGTGTATCGTTACAATAAGCAGCTGGCCCTCAAAATCAAAAGCCAGGCTGTGATGGCCGCAGCCAAAGATAATATTTCGGATGCCCTGGTCAGCATCGGCGCTGTAATCGGTATTGCCGGCTCGCAGTTCGGCATGCCCTGGCTTGATGCTGTAACAGCTATTATTGTAGGCTTAGTGATCTGCAGGACGGCATGGGATATATTCCGTGATGCCTCGCATCACCTGTCCGACGGCTTCGACGAAACGATTATACAGGTGTTTAAGGAGACGGTAGAGCAGGTGGAAGGTGTGGAGGAGGTTAAGGAGCTGCGGGCAAGAAACTATGGCAGCAATGCTGTAGTGGACGTTGTCCTGTCTATCGAGCGGGGCCTGGAATTCCAGGAGGCTCATAATGTGGCAACCAATGTGGAGAATGAGCTTAAGAAATCCTCAGAGGTCATTGAGGTCCATGTGCATTATGAGCCGTCCAAGTAA
- the phnC gene encoding phosphonate ABC transporter ATP-binding protein translates to MIEFKQVEKRYPNGTVALQHIDLSIEQGEFVAVIGLSGAGKSTLIRCINRMHEITGGQLNVDGVDVAKLKGKQVRRFRRRIGMIFQSFNLVTRTTVMKNVLVSFVPDLPFWRKLTGVFAREHKIKALEALDKVGILDKAYIRVDQLSGGQQQRVALARTLAQNPDIILADEPIASLDPVTSRIVMNDFKRINMEMNISVIMNIHHVEVALEYADRIIGISKGEVVFDGDSGQVTKAVLEQIYGERVGEAGLMPEESAPHV, encoded by the coding sequence ATGATCGAATTCAAACAGGTGGAGAAACGGTACCCGAACGGAACCGTCGCCTTACAGCATATTGATCTGAGCATTGAGCAGGGCGAGTTCGTCGCTGTTATCGGCCTTTCCGGTGCCGGCAAGTCGACCCTGATCCGCTGCATTAACCGGATGCATGAAATTACGGGCGGCCAGTTGAATGTTGACGGTGTAGACGTAGCGAAGCTGAAGGGCAAGCAGGTCCGCCGGTTCCGCCGGAGAATCGGTATGATCTTCCAGTCGTTTAATCTGGTGACGAGAACAACGGTCATGAAGAATGTACTGGTGTCCTTCGTGCCTGACCTGCCGTTCTGGCGCAAGCTGACGGGGGTCTTCGCCAGGGAGCATAAAATTAAAGCGCTGGAGGCGCTCGATAAGGTCGGTATTCTGGACAAAGCGTATATCCGCGTGGATCAGCTGTCGGGCGGCCAGCAGCAGCGGGTTGCTCTGGCCCGTACGCTTGCGCAGAATCCCGATATTATTCTGGCGGATGAGCCCATCGCTTCGCTTGACCCTGTAACTTCAAGGATTGTCATGAACGATTTCAAGCGGATTAACATGGAGATGAACATCTCTGTCATTATGAACATCCACCATGTTGAGGTGGCCCTGGAATATGCGGACCGGATTATCGGCATCAGCAAGGGGGAGGTTGTATTTGACGGCGATTCGGGGCAGGTCACGAAGGCGGTTCTTGAGCAAATTTACGGTGAAAGGGTGGGGGAAGCGGGCCTGATGCCGGAGGAGAGTGCGCCTCATGTATGA